GCCTTCTGTCGTAACTGCGTTTCAGACTGGCGTAAGGCAGTTTCTGTTTGCTTGCGCTTGATGCCAAGGGCAACTTCTTGGGATACAAATGCCAAAGCGTCTAGGGTAGAAGGTCTGAGGGGTTGGCGGGTAAACATAGCCATTACCCCCAAGAGTTGATCTCCTGCCAAGAGAGGATAGCCTGCAAAAGCTTCCATGCCCTCTCTTTTGGCCCAAGCTTTGTCCCCCACTCGCGGGTCATCTAGAACTGCATTTGTCGAATGGGGCTGACGTTCTGCCGCGATCAGGCCAATCTTGAACTGCCCTACAGGGACACGAGCATGCGATCCATCTAGATGTGTATATAGACCGGAGCTAGCTAGTAACTCCAACACCTCTGTTTCGGGATTAAGCAGCCAAATGCGAGCAAATGCGGCTTCTAAATGGTCTACCATTGCATCAGTGCAGAGCTTTAACATGCTTGAGAGGTCGTCACTGCGGGTTAGGGAAGCATCTACATCGGCTCGGAAGGCTGCTAGCCGTAGTTGATTCATGAGTGCTTGTTCGGCTTGCTTCGCTTCGCTAATGTCCCGTGCCACCCACAGCACAGATTGTTCGGTCAAGGCGACCAGCGTGGCATCAAACCAAATCAGTTGATCCTCAACAGGCAAACTGTACTCAACCTTGACGGCGGTTTTTGTCGTTAGAGCTTGCTGAATGTGGTGTAAGAAAAAGTCTGCTGCTGCTTGAGGCAAAACCTCATGCATGGTCTTGCCGACCAAATCGGTTGAAGGGCGGTATAGGAGGGGAGCGCAACTCGGTGCAATTTTTAGGTAACGGCCCTCAGCACTGATCACTAAAATCACATCTTGCATCGCCCCAAATAGAGTCATTAATTCTGCTGGAGACATGCTTAATGCGGCTTCTGCCTGAGAGCGTTTGTTTTCAACAGGCTTGAGTTCAGCCGTGAATTTACGGGCTGTGAGGTCTTGAGTAACTTGAGAAATTCCTTGGAGTTGTCCGTTGAGATCAAATAATGCGGTTAGAACCACACTGGCCCAATATCGAGAGCCGTCTTGACGCACCCACCACCTCTCCTCAGCAACACGACCTTGAGCGATCGCAGCCGCCAGAATTTGGCTAGGTTGACCTTGTTCCACATCCTCAGCCGGAAAAAAGCAAGAGAAATGCTGCCCAATCACTTCTGCTGCCTGGTAGCCTTCTAAATTCTGAAGCCCTGCATTCCAACTGCAAACATACCCGTCAGGGTCGAGAATCATGGTTTCGCAATCTTGCACGCGCCCTAGAGAGCGGGGGAAGCCTGACTGATGAGGCTGGCAAGAAGTCGCTACTAGTGGGTCGTGCATAGGTGCTGCTTAAGAAACTGATTTTAGGCAGCATCAGCTTCCTAAACTTTTGAGGTTGCCTTGCCTTAAGGTTGCCAAAAATTTGGACAGAAAGTACTGACACTAAACCTAAGACTTCCCAAGCTAGCCATAACTTTTCTAAGACTGTTTACGGAATCTGCATCAGCTAGTTGGCGCGGCTTTATTCGTAGTATTGCTGAGTTCAACCCAATTTCACCTCAAGCTAAAACCGGGCGAGTTGGGTGAAAATCTTAATTGGAATTAAACCGTTTGACCCAGTTTTGCTGAATTGCAAAGTCTAACGTGGAACGGGCGATCGCAAATAAACACACACTTTCGATCGCCAGCAGACCAAACGGCCAGAGCGTCCCTTGCAAGCTAAACCCCACATCAACCTGCGCTAAACCCCGGACTAAACCGAAGGCCAAGACTGCCCCCGACTTGAGGTGAGGATTGTGGTCTTCACGAATCACGTAGCGGTAGGTGACTCCAAACAAAAAACCAGCCAAAATCGCGATCGCGCCACTCATAAGCAAATTAGCGTCGATGCTGACGATTTGTAGGCTAGCAAAACTAGCAAACTGGGTAGCCAAAACCTGACTGTTGACTAAGGCGATCGCCGCAAAAGCGACACATACAGACAAAGCGGCTAAGGTTCCTGCCTTGAGCGATTCAATGCGTTCTGCTAAAGTCAGCTCGAAAGACCCGTTTACCATGCGCAATTTTGCTCAATCCTGTCAAGGCGCGATTGTATCAGGTTGAGCCGCCCGATAGATAAATTTGAAACTAATTGTCAGAGATTGTCAGGGTTGGGTCGGGTAAACCTGCGGGCAAAATGAGTCTGATATTTTTGGGCCAGGTTCATGAGTGAGTGCTTGGATTGCTCAGGTTTTGAACTATCATAAGGGTCGGAGTAGTTTCATGCGCTTGTCTTTAACAATATGGATATTCTGACGCTGGGCTGGGTTTCTCTCCTCGCTGTCTTCACTTTTTCGATCTCAATGGTCATTTGGGGCCGCAACGGGTTCTAACCAACGCCTTGATGATCTGAGTGATCACTGCTATACAGGCTGGGCTTCTCAGACTCATCTTGGCAGTCCAGCAGTGTAGCAATTAGGCAGCGATAGTCGCTAAGCATCTTTTAGGCTCGAAACTGTTTGTCCTTGATATTGTTCTCATCCAAAAGTCATTGTGGAAGCTACTGTTGCTAACGTCTTAGTTATTGCTGCGTTCGGACTGCTGATTACCGTCACCGGAGGCATTGCCTACCTAACCGCAGTCGAGTGGCGCGATCGCCGTCGGCGGGAGCTAGAGCAACGGGAAGTAGTACCCGGTCGGGTTCGTCGGGAGCAAGAGCAACGGGAAAAGTCCCGCGATCGCACTCGACGTGAAAAAGACAAACGCGAAAAAGATAAAGATAAACGTGAAAAGACACAAAGCCGTCGCTCTAAAAAATCTTAGTAGATGATGATCAAGCTTGGGCAAAGGGCGAAATCACTCACCGAAACACAAAAGCATTAAAAGCCAAAAGAGAGGATACATCCATGATTCAGATGTGTCCTCTCTAGTTTTTGGCAGAGCAAACATTGGCAGATGCAAAAGCAGAATCTAGAGATCAATCCGGCGGATCACTGGACCTTGTAAGTTATCCAGCAAGTCCATTCGCACGGGAGCAGTCGCGATCGCATCTTTAGCCCAGTCGGCAGGCCGTAAGCGAGCCGCTTTGCCAGCTTCCAGCGTAATGTTTGGACGCACCGTTGCCGCTTCCTGATTGGAGCCAGACCGCACCTTCAGTTCAAACCGAGTTTCTGGCCCAGCATTCTCTAGTAGCAGTTCTTGCCCACCGTCTGCTAAACGAGCTTTAATTGATTGCCCAGGAGCCATAGTCAGGTTGTTCAGCTCAAATCGCTTGATCCGGGCTACATCACCTTCGGCCCAACCTACTAACTCCAGGTTGGCTTGCTTGGCTACACTCGCTGTTGTGGTTGAGAGCGAGATGGTTGGATCAGAAGATCCCATGCGTTCTACCGTAATCACGTCTGTAGCACTACTGG
This region of Trichocoleus desertorum NBK24 genomic DNA includes:
- a CDS encoding PAS domain-containing protein → MHDPLVATSCQPHQSGFPRSLGRVQDCETMILDPDGYVCSWNAGLQNLEGYQAAEVIGQHFSCFFPAEDVEQGQPSQILAAAIAQGRVAEERWWVRQDGSRYWASVVLTALFDLNGQLQGISQVTQDLTARKFTAELKPVENKRSQAEAALSMSPAELMTLFGAMQDVILVISAEGRYLKIAPSCAPLLYRPSTDLVGKTMHEVLPQAAADFFLHHIQQALTTKTAVKVEYSLPVEDQLIWFDATLVALTEQSVLWVARDISEAKQAEQALMNQLRLAAFRADVDASLTRSDDLSSMLKLCTDAMVDHLEAAFARIWLLNPETEVLELLASSGLYTHLDGSHARVPVGQFKIGLIAAERQPHSTNAVLDDPRVGDKAWAKREGMEAFAGYPLLAGDQLLGVMAMFTRQPLRPSTLDALAFVSQEVALGIKRKQTETALRQSETQLRQKAQELESTLWELKQTQTQIIQSEKMSSLGQLVAGVAHEINNPVNFIYGNLKHANEYTQDLLGLLQLYQQHYPQPAAAVTAEVEAIDLDFLMEDLPKLLSSMKVGADRIRQIVISLRNFSRMDESEMKEVDLHEGIDSTLMILQHRLKAGHDHPAIKLVKNYGDVPWVECYVGQLNQVLMNILSNAIDAIEERDQQRSSQDIKQYPSQICIQTEELHPERVRITIADNGPGMPETVQQRLFDPFFTTKPIGKGTGLGMSISYQIVTEKHGGSLRCVSQVGQGTQFIIEIPIQQERKGEKGRMRDEGVPAG
- the petN gene encoding cytochrome b6-f complex subunit PetN, which encodes MDILTLGWVSLLAVFTFSISMVIWGRNGF